The Streptomyces sp. 11x1 genomic sequence CCCAACTCGTCAACGTCATTGCCCCGATCATGACCGAGCCGGGCGGACCGGCCTGGCGGCAGACGACGTTCTTCCCCTTCGCCCAGGCCTCCCGGCACGGGCGGGGCGAGGTGCTCGACGTACGGGTGGACTCGCCGACGTACGAGACGAAGAAGTACGGCGAGGCGGATCTGCTGCACGCGACGGCGGTGCGGGCCGAGGACGGATCGGTGACCGTGTTCGCGGTCAACCGGGGCCGTACGGCGGCGCTGCCGGTGGAAGTCGCCCTGAACGGGCTGGACTTGACCCGGGTCGTCGAGCACAGCGTGCTGGCCGACGCGGATCCGGACGCGCGGAACACGCTGGCGGAGCCCGAGCGGGTCGCCCCGCACGCGGGTGAGGGGGCGTCACTCCGGGACGGCGTGCTCAGCGCGGTCCTCGAACCGCTGTCGTGGAACGTGATCCGGCTCGGCTGAGAGAACGTACCCGGTCCCGCGCCCCCTCCGCGGGGCGCGGGAGCGTGCGGGACCGTCATGGCGTCCGTGTGGCCGACAATGTTGGCCATGAGGATCTCGGCACGGGCGGATTACGCCGTACGCGCGGTACTGGAAGTCGCCGTACGGCAGGACAGCGGTCCGGTGAAGGCGGAAGTCATCGCGACCGTGCAGGAGATTCCGCACAAGTTCCTGGAGGGCATCCTCGGGGACCTGAGGCGGGGCGGCGTGGTCACCAGTCGGCGCGGTGGCAGCGGCGGTTACCGGCTCGCCAGGGACGCCGCCTCGATCACTGTCGCCGATGTCATCAGGGCGGTGGACGGCCCCATCGTGTCGGTGCGCGGCGAACGGCCCACGGGCCTGACCTACACCGGCTCCGCCGAGCCGCTGCTGCCGCTGTGGATCGCGCTGCGGGCCAACGTCCGCCGCATCCTGGAGGGCGTCACGGTCGCCGACATCGCGGCCGACGCGCTGCCCGAGCCGGTGAAGGAGCTGGCGGCGGAGCCGGCGGCCTGGGAGAACCCTTAGGGCCCTAGGCCCTGTCTCCGTCCCCGTGCACAGGATCGTTATCTCCTACTCAGTCTTTCCTCAGCTTGATCTCGTACCGTTGCCGTTCGGCATATCCCTACTTAACCGGTGGGAAAACCAGGAAACAGCGGCGGCGGAAGACGGGACGAAGGACGAATGCGGACGCTGGTACTGCTCGCGCTGGCGGGTCTGGGCGCGCAGCTCGTGGACGGCAGCCTGGGCATGGCCTACGGCGTGACCTCGACGACGCTGCTGCTCGCCATGGGCACCAACCCGGCCGCCGCCTCGGCCACGGTGCACCTCGCCGAGATCGGCACGACCCTGATGTCGGGTGCCTCGCACTGGCGGTTCGGGAACGTGGACTGGAAGGTCGTCGCCAGGATCGGCGTACCGGGCGCGGTGGGCGCGTTCCTCGGGGCGACGGTCCTCTCCTCGCTGTCGACCGAGGTCGCCGGCCCCGTGATGTCGCTGATCCTCCTCGGGCTCGGCCTCTACGTCCTGTCCCGCTTCACCCTGCGCGGCCTGCCCGAGGAACGCCTCGGCCAACCCCTGCGCAAGCGGTTCCTGTCCCCGCTGGGCCTGGTCGCCGGCTTCCTCGACGCGACCGGCGGGGGCGGCTGGGGCCCGGTGGGCACACCGGCGCTGCTGGCCGGCGGCCGTATGGAACCCCGCAAGGTCATCGGCTCCATCGACACCAGCGAGTTCCTCGTGGCGGTCTCCGCGAGTCTGGGCTTCCTCTACTCCCTCGGCTCCCAGGGCCTGGACTGGGCGTGGGTCGCCGCCTTCCTCCTCGGCGGCCTGATCGCCGCCCCCATCGCCGCGTGGCTGGTCCGCCTGGTCCCGCCGAGGGTGCTGGGTTCGGCGGTGGGCGGCGTCATCATCGCCACCAATGTCCGCACGCTGCTGAAGAGCGACTGGATCGCGGCGCCGGGGGCGGTGAGCGCGGTGGTCTACCTCGCCGTGTACGCCCTCTGGGCGGTGGCTCTGACGTACTCGATCCGGGAGCACCTGAAGGAGAGGGCGGCGACCACTCCCGTGCCCCTCGGGGAGGTGGGGGACGGCGTGACGAGCCACGACGAGGAGCTGGCGTCCCGTCGATAACGCCTGGTCGGCGGGGACTCATGCGGCCGATCAGGAGGAATGAGGACAGGGGAGAGAGGACAGTGGAGCCTCTGGGTGCTGTCCTGAGTTCAGCCCGGTTCGCAGCGATCGAGTGCGGCGCGAAGCCGGCTGAGCCCCTCCCCTCTCCAGTGGCCCCGGTCGGGCATCTGGTCGTCTCGGCGCCATCGCCAGGCCGAGAACATCGCCCAGTTCAGGGCGCGGCACCGGTTGATCAGGCTGTGGTCGGCCCCTGGGCAGTGCTGTGCCACGTCCTCGGGCGCGTGGGCGAGGTCGAACTCGACCGGCCCACGGCAACACGTGGCGAGGTCCACGAAAAGCGGGCCTCGCCTCGTGTTGAGGAGGTTGCCCGGATGAGGCTCGCCGTGCAGTAGCTGTTCGCCGGCCTTCTCGACGCTGATGGCGGTGCTCAGCCCACTGAGTGTGTCGCTGAGGAGTTCCCGGCCGGAATCGGGCAGGTCGGGGGAACGCTCCCGGTCGTTCACCTCTCTGAGAGCCGCGGCGACTCGATCGGTGACATGCGGTGCGTCCAGAGCGATCCGGCGCAGGGCGGCATGATGCCGCAGGAACGCGTCTGCGTAGTCGGCAGAAGCGATCTCCGGTCCCACCGGTTCGTAGTAGGTCCAGAGCGAGATGGCGAAGGCATCACGCACGTGGACCCGTGGCTCGACCCGTGGCTCAAGCTCCGCCACCGGAGCCCCGGTTTCGGTGAGACGGCGAGCAACCTCCACTTCGAACTCGGAATCGGCCAGATGCCCCACAGGCGCGATCCGAACCAGCACATCGCAAGGAGTCAGGCGCAGCGCGACGCGGTCCGAGTCGTGGACGACGACCACCTCGTCGACCTGAAGGCCCAGGCCCGAAGCGGTCGCCCGTCCCACCTCAGCCGCGCGGCGGAGCTCCGATGGCTCCATAGGCCCTCCCTGAATCTCACGCTCGCGGACACGTTCGGGGACAAGGCCCTGGACAACAGTGACGCCCCCGAAGTCTTCACGAGCACCCTCTCTGCTGGACGCGGCCGATCTTCATCAAGAGCTCGGCATCCGAGTGACCCACTCGTGATCGAGCATCGCGTGGACGCTGGAGTCACGCCACACCCCGCCCTTACGGATGTGCTCACGGATCCGGCCTTCCTCGACCATCCCAGCCCGAGCCATCGTTCTCGCGGAGGCTTCGTTGGCGGGGGAACGCGCGCCGCGTTGCCGAACCGGCCGCTGCGACCCCTCGTGGCCAGGCGCTGTCCACCACGACGGTGATCGTCGCCTCGGCACCGTCGCTGACGCTGCTGCCGAGCGCGGTGAGTCAAGGGGAGGGCGGCCCCGGCTGGCCCGGGGGCGCAAGCCGGTTGAGGCCCTTTCGGGTGTCCCGGCGAGAGGGCCGTACCGCGACGCGGTACGGCTAGGTAGCCGCGTTCACCGCGACGGACCGTCGCCGGGCCCGGTCTCGGCGGTGGAGGAGCCGTCGCCCCCGGCCTCGGCGGTGGGGGAGTCGTCGCCGTCCGGAACGCAGCGGTCGAGCAAGGCGTCCAGGCCCGTGGCGAGCCCTTCCGCGCCCTGTCGCTCGGCAAGGTCGGCGGCGGCCGCGCGGAGCCGGGGAAATTCCTGGGGCGGCATCCGGTGCAGGCCGAGCCGGAACGCCGGATCGGACTCGTCGGGAGCGTCCACCATGGCCCGGAGTTCGACGAAGACGTAGCCGAGCAGCCACGCGGTGTACGCCCGGTGGGCTTTCGCGGCGGCGGCGTCCTCCAGACCCCCCTGTCGCAGCAGGGTCAGGACCCGCTCGTGGTCCCGCAGCACGGCCGCCGGTCGGCGCGCGAGGGGGACGGCCAGCATCCGGGTCGCCAGCAGCGGCACGGCGTGGGGGTGGTGCAGGGCGACCGAATAGGTGGCGCGGGCGATGCGGTGGAGTTCCGCGCGCCACGCGGCAGAGGGACGTGAGGCGTTCGCGGACGGTGCCCCGGCTTCGTCGGCCAGCACCGCCTCCAGCTCCAGGTACAGCGCCTCGACCAGGCCGTCCAGCAGGTCTTCCTTGCCCGCCGCGTACCGGTACAGCGCCATGGCCTCGACGCCCAGCTCGGCGCCCAGCCGACGCATGCTCAGTGCCCCGAGCCCCTCACGATCGACCACTTCCAGAGCGGTGGCGAGGACACGCTCCCGGTTCAGTCGCCCGTAGCGGCCTCGATCGCCGGCGCGTCGGCCGGCGCCCTGCCCCGATTCCCTGGCCATGCCTCGCCTCCAACGGCGGGACGAGCGTCTTGACCCCTTGACCATACGTGCCTCCCGGGGCAAGGTGTACATATACGTCGTAAACATACGAAGTACGCGTATAGCGGTTGATACGCACTCGTCGATTTGCGCCAGTCCCCGGCCCCCGCGGCCGAAGCCGCGGCCGTAGGCCCAGCACGGCACAAGCCGACCCCGACCGGAAGCGGGCGGCACGAGCCGCCCCCGGCAACGCGACCGAACACGGAGCGTTCTCATGGCTGACAGGCGCCTCGCTGTCTCCAGCGACAGCGGTGAAGGCAGTGGCATCCGCGATGACGGGCCCACGCCGCCGCTGGAGGAACAGGTCCGGCGCCTGTCCGGCGGACGGGTCGCGCGGATCACGGCGGAAGGCCCCGTCTTCGGCGGTCGCTCGCCTTCGCGGTCCGTACGCCCCGACACCTTCGTGCGCGTGCTGTCCCACGAAGACCAGGCAGTCGTCGTCGGACTGGCGATCAGCTGGGCCCTGGCTTTCGTCTGGTTCTGGATGTGGTGGCTGAGGCCGGAGCACCGGGTCGAATGGGCCGGCCTGATCGTCAACAGCGTTCTGCTGCTGTACCTGACGGCACTCCCCTTGTACTTCATGATCACGGTCAACCGGTTGAAGCGGGTGAACCCCTCGCTGCCGATCCCCGCGCTGGCAGTCGCCTTCGTGGTGACCCGTGCCCCCTCCGAGGAGTGGCGCACGGTCCGCAGGACGGTCGAGGCCATGACGCGGCAGATCTTCCCCCACCCGTACGACGTCTGGCTGTGCGACGAGGACCCGACCGAGGAGATCCTCCAGTGGTGCCGTCGCCATGACATCCATGTGTCGAGCCGCCGAGGCGTCGCCGCGTACCACCGGACCGCCTGGCCCCGGCGTACCCGCTGCAAGGAAGGCAACCTCGCCTACTTCTACGACCACTGGGGCTACCGCGACTACGACGTCGTCTCCCAGCTCGACTGCGACCACGTTCCGGCCCCCACCTACCTGGCCGAGATGGTGAGGCCGTTCGCCGACCCCGCCATCGGGTACGTGGCCGCTCCGAGCGTCTGCGACGTCAACGCGCCACAGTCCTGGTCCGCGCGGGGCCGGCTGCACCGGGAGGCCGTCTGGCACGGAGCCGTGCAACTCGGCCACTGCGACGGGCTGGCACCCATGTGCATCGGCTCCCACTACGCGGTCCGTACCACCGCGCTGCGCGACATCGGGGGCATAGGCCCCGAGCTGGCGGAGGACTTCTCGACGACGCTGCTGCTCAACTCGGCCGGCTGGCACGGCGCGTTCGCGATGGACGCCGAGGCCCACGGCGACGGGCCGATCACCTTCGCCGACATGGTCACCCAGGAGTACCAGTGGTCACGCAGCCTCACCGTGATGCTCTTCGCCCTCATCCCGCACCACATAGGCCGCATGCCGTTCCCACGGCGGCTGCGTTTCGCGTACGCGCTGAGCTACTACCCGCTGCTCTCCCTGACCGTTTCCGCCGGAGTGAGCCTGCCGCCGATCGCCGTGCTCACCGGGCTGCCCTGGATGAACGTCAACTACGTCGACTTCCTGCTCCACTTCTGGTTCCTGGCCGTCTGGATCCTCCTGACGATGCTCCTCATGCGGCGGCGCGCACTGCTGCGCCCCACCTACGCCCCGGTCGTCAGCTGGGAGTTGTTCCTGTTCGTCCTCGCCCGCTGGCCCTACGTCGTATGGGGCGTGCTGGCAGCGGTGCGCCAGCGGATACGCCCGCGGCCGGTGGTCTTCAAGGTCACCCCCAAGCAACGCAGCGGCCTCGAACCCCTGCTGACCCGTCTGGTGCTCCCGTTCGCCTTCCTGACGGTGGCCCTCGCCGGCGTCACCCTGTTCGGCGAGCTGACGCGTCCCGCGGTGGGCTATGTCTTCCTGACGCTGTTCGCCGCCGCGAGCTACGGGGTGGTCGCTCTGGCCGTGCCCCTGTTGCACGTACGCGAGACGTCCCGTGCGGCGGGCACCAGCTTCCGCGCCGCCCTCGTCACGGCCAGGACACCGCTGCTCGTCAGCGTCGTCTCCGTCGTTCCTGTCGCCCTGGCCATCACGTTCTTCCCGGCCTACGCCGCCGCCGTTCTCGGTTGGTGAGCCGTGCCCGCGGTCAACCATCCGCACGAGTTCCCGAAGGAGAGGCCCGTGCCGACACCGTCAACCATCCTGATCACCGGTGGAGCCGGCTTCATCGGTAGCCACACCTGTGTCGAACTGCTCGACCACGGCTACGCGCTGGTGGTGGTCGACGACTACTCCAACAGCTCGCCCCAGGTCTTCTCCCGTGTGCAGAAGGTCGCCGACCGTGATCTGAGCGCCGTCTACCGACTGGATCTGCGCAACAGACGCGCGCTGTCCGACGTGTTGGACCACCACTCCGTGGACGCGGTGGTGCACTTCGCGGGGAAGAAGGCCGTCGGCGAGTCGATGCGGATGCCGATCGACTACTACGACACCAACATCGGCGGTACGACCTCCCTGCTGCGCGCGATGGACGAACACGGCGTTCACCAGCTGGTGTTCTCCTCGTCCTGCTCCGTCTACGGCGAGACCGGGAAGGTGCCGCTCAGCGAACACGACCCGGCTCGGCCCACGAACCCGTACGCCGCTTCCAAGTGGGCATGCGAGCAGGTACTCGCCGACGTGTGCCGGCTCCGCCCGGAGTTCAGCGTGCTGTCCCTGCGCTACTTCAACCCCGTGGGCGCACATCCCAGCGGACTGCTCGGTGAGTCCCCCCGCGGCGGCGACATCAACCTGATGCCCCGACTGGCCCAGGTCGCCGACGGGGAGCGCGGGAGCGTCACCGTGTACGGCGGCGACTACGCCACCCGGGACGGCACGGGGGTACGCGACTACATCCATGTCATGGACGTCGCCGAGGCGCATCGGGTGGCGCTGGAGCACCTCGACGACGCACCCGGAATGCGGGTGTTCAACCTCGGTGTCGGGGCGGGCACTTCGGTGCTGGAACTGCTGGCCGTCTTCGGTGAGACCTGCGGCAGGGAGATCCCGTACACCGTCGAGGACCGCCGCCCGGGAGACGTCAGCGAGCTCGTCGCCGATCCCGGCGAGGTCGCCCACGAATGGGGCTGGCGCCCGACCCGTGACCTCGCCGCGATGTGCCGGGACGCGTGGCGTTTCCGGCAGCTCAATCCCCTCGGCTACGCGGACTGACCCGTCCGCGCCTCGTATCAAGGAGTAAGGAGCGACGACATGCGGATGACAGTCATCGGCACCGGATACGTCGGAGTGGTCCACGCCGCGTGCATGGCGGACATCGGCCACGAGGTTCTCGGTGTGGACATCGACGAAGAGCGGATCGCGGCCCTGACCGAAGGCAACGCGCCGGTCTACGAACCGGGCCTGAACGAACTCCTCGCCCGTACCGTCGGGTCGGGACAGCTGCGGTTCTCCACCTCCACGGCCGACGCCGCCCGGTTCGCGCGTCTGCACTTCGTGTGTGTGGGGACCCCGCAGGTGCCCGGTGGTGAAGCGGCCGACGTCCGCCACGTCGACGCCGTCTTCGAGGGCCTGGCTCCGCGTCTGCGGCCCGGCAGCCTGATCGTCGGCAAGTCCACGGTGCCCGTCGGTACGACCGCCCGCCTGGCCGCCCGGCTGCGGGACGTCGCACCGCACAGCGAGATCGCCTGGAACCCCGAGTTCCTGCGCGAGGGGTTCGCCGTGGCCGACACCAGATGTCCCGAACGGATCGTCGTGGGCGTCGAGTCGGAGCGCGCCGAGGCCGCCCTGCGGGAGATCTACGAGCCCATGCTGGTCAGCGGTGTCCCCTTCTTCAGTACCGACCCCGCGACCGCCGAACTCGTCAAGGTGGCGTCGAACGCCTTCCTCGCCACCAAGATCTCGTTCATCAACGCCATGGCCGAGGTGTGCGACGCGACGGGCGCCGACGTGCTGACACTGGCGGAGGCCGTAGGCCAGGACTCGCGCATCGGACACCGGTTCCTGCAGCCCGGCCTCGGGTTCGGCGGCAGCTGCTTCCCCAAGGACATCCGAGCCTTCGCGGCGCGCGCCGAGGAGCTGGGCGTCGGCAGCGCGATCGCCTTCCTCCACCAGGTCGACGAGATCAACACCCGGCAGCGGCGGCGCACCGTCGACCTGGCACGGAACCTGGTCGGCGGCTCCTTCACCGACCGCCGCGTCGCCGTCCTGGGAGCGGCCTTCAAACCCGACAGCGACGACGTGCGGGACTCGCCCGCCCTGGCCGTCGCGTCGGCGATCCGGCGCGAGGGCGCCGAGGTCCGGGTGCACGACCCCGAAGCCATCTACAACGCCCGGCGCAGGTTCCCCGAACTGCAGTACACCCACGACGTGCCCAAGGCGTGCGAGGACGCGCATCTCGTCCTGCATCTGACGGCGTGGCCCGAATACCGCGAGATCTCCCCCACCGAGCTGGGTCCCGTGGTGCGCGATCGGAAGATCCTCGACGCGCGGGACACCCTGGACCCCGCGTCCTGGCAGTCGGCGGGCTGGACGCTGAGCGCACTCGGTCGTCCCCGGGTCAACGGCGCGTACGCCGCCTGACGGCGCGAACCCAAGGAGGAATCATGCATGTGGTGGTCACAGGCGGTGCCGGCTTCCTCGGGTCGCACCTGTGCGAGGCCCTGTTGGAGAGAGGCGACCGCGTGCTGTGCGTGGACGACTACTCGACCGGTGACCCGCAGAACACCGCGCATCTGGGCGCACGCCCAGGGTTCACGCTCATCCGCGCCGACGTCACCGCCGCGCTCGACATTCCGGGACCGGTCGACGCCGTGGCGCACCTCGCCAGCCCCGCCTCGCCCCCCGACTACCACCGCCGTCCCCTGGCGACGCTGGCCGTGGGCAGCAGGGGGACGGAGAACGCCCTGCGGCTGGCCGTCCGTCACCGCGCCCGTTTCGTCCTCGCCTCGACCAGCGAGGTGTACGGCGACCCGCTGGTCCACCCCCAGCGGGAGGACTACTGGGGGAACGTCAATCCGGTGGGGCCGCGCAGCGTGTACGACGAGGCCAAGCGGTTCGCCGAAGCGCTGTCCACGGCGTACCGGCGCAGTCTGGCCGCGAACGTCGGCATACTGCGGATCTTCAACACGTACGGACCGAGGATGCGCCCCCACGACGGCCGTGTGGTGTCCACCTTCATCCGGCAGGCACTGGACGGCGAACCGCTCACCATCTACGGGGACGGAAGCCAGACACGGAGTTTCTGCTACGTGGACGACCTGGTCCGGGGCATGGTCGCCATGCTCGACTCGGATCTCCCCGGGCCCTTCAACCTGGGCAATCCCAGCGAGCGGACGGTGCGCCAACTCGCGGACCTGGTGCTGGAGGCGACCGGGTCGTCATCGGGGCTGGAGTTCTGTCCGCTGCCCGTGGACGACCCCGCTCGGCGGCGTCCCGTGATCACCCGGGCGCAGCACCGGCTCGGCTGGTTCCCCCTGGTGCCGATCGAGGAGGGGCTGCGGCACACCGTGGGATGGTTCAGGTCGCGGGCCGACGGTACTGCGGAGGGCCGAACGGCCAGGGAGCCCGTGGGGCGCTGATCGGGATGCGAAACCGTTCCGCACGGCGCCGGGGACGCCGTCTGTGTGCCCTCGCGGCCCTGCCGGCCGCGCTCACGGGCGTATTCGTCGCGGGTTGTGTCGCCACCCCGCACTACACGCCGGACCGCTCCTACTACGTGAGTCCGGACGGCGACGACGACAATGACGGCCGTTCCCCGGACCGTGCGTGGCGGTCGCTGAAGCGCGCCGACGGACGGGACTTCGAACCCGGTGACCGGCTGCTGCTGCGAGGAGGTGCCCGTTTCGAAGGTTCGCTCATGCTGAGCGCGGGCGAGGCGGGCCGCGCGGACGAGCCCGTGGTCGTGGGCAGCTACGGCGGC encodes the following:
- a CDS encoding Rrf2 family transcriptional regulator, giving the protein MRISARADYAVRAVLEVAVRQDSGPVKAEVIATVQEIPHKFLEGILGDLRRGGVVTSRRGGSGGYRLARDAASITVADVIRAVDGPIVSVRGERPTGLTYTGSAEPLLPLWIALRANVRRILEGVTVADIAADALPEPVKELAAEPAAWENP
- a CDS encoding sulfite exporter TauE/SafE family protein; this encodes MRTLVLLALAGLGAQLVDGSLGMAYGVTSTTLLLAMGTNPAAASATVHLAEIGTTLMSGASHWRFGNVDWKVVARIGVPGAVGAFLGATVLSSLSTEVAGPVMSLILLGLGLYVLSRFTLRGLPEERLGQPLRKRFLSPLGLVAGFLDATGGGGWGPVGTPALLAGGRMEPRKVIGSIDTSEFLVAVSASLGFLYSLGSQGLDWAWVAAFLLGGLIAAPIAAWLVRLVPPRVLGSAVGGVIIATNVRTLLKSDWIAAPGAVSAVVYLAVYALWAVALTYSIREHLKERAATTPVPLGEVGDGVTSHDEELASRR
- a CDS encoding phosphotransferase, whose translation is MEPSELRRAAEVGRATASGLGLQVDEVVVVHDSDRVALRLTPCDVLVRIAPVGHLADSEFEVEVARRLTETGAPVAELEPRVEPRVHVRDAFAISLWTYYEPVGPEIASADYADAFLRHHAALRRIALDAPHVTDRVAAALREVNDRERSPDLPDSGRELLSDTLSGLSTAISVEKAGEQLLHGEPHPGNLLNTRRGPLFVDLATCCRGPVEFDLAHAPEDVAQHCPGADHSLINRCRALNWAMFSAWRWRRDDQMPDRGHWRGEGLSRLRAALDRCEPG
- a CDS encoding TetR/AcrR family transcriptional regulator; protein product: MARESGQGAGRRAGDRGRYGRLNRERVLATALEVVDREGLGALSMRRLGAELGVEAMALYRYAAGKEDLLDGLVEALYLELEAVLADEAGAPSANASRPSAAWRAELHRIARATYSVALHHPHAVPLLATRMLAVPLARRPAAVLRDHERVLTLLRQGGLEDAAAAKAHRAYTAWLLGYVFVELRAMVDAPDESDPAFRLGLHRMPPQEFPRLRAAAADLAERQGAEGLATGLDALLDRCVPDGDDSPTAEAGGDGSSTAETGPGDGPSR
- a CDS encoding glycosyltransferase family 2 protein: MADRRLAVSSDSGEGSGIRDDGPTPPLEEQVRRLSGGRVARITAEGPVFGGRSPSRSVRPDTFVRVLSHEDQAVVVGLAISWALAFVWFWMWWLRPEHRVEWAGLIVNSVLLLYLTALPLYFMITVNRLKRVNPSLPIPALAVAFVVTRAPSEEWRTVRRTVEAMTRQIFPHPYDVWLCDEDPTEEILQWCRRHDIHVSSRRGVAAYHRTAWPRRTRCKEGNLAYFYDHWGYRDYDVVSQLDCDHVPAPTYLAEMVRPFADPAIGYVAAPSVCDVNAPQSWSARGRLHREAVWHGAVQLGHCDGLAPMCIGSHYAVRTTALRDIGGIGPELAEDFSTTLLLNSAGWHGAFAMDAEAHGDGPITFADMVTQEYQWSRSLTVMLFALIPHHIGRMPFPRRLRFAYALSYYPLLSLTVSAGVSLPPIAVLTGLPWMNVNYVDFLLHFWFLAVWILLTMLLMRRRALLRPTYAPVVSWELFLFVLARWPYVVWGVLAAVRQRIRPRPVVFKVTPKQRSGLEPLLTRLVLPFAFLTVALAGVTLFGELTRPAVGYVFLTLFAAASYGVVALAVPLLHVRETSRAAGTSFRAALVTARTPLLVSVVSVVPVALAITFFPAYAAAVLGW
- the galE gene encoding UDP-glucose 4-epimerase GalE → MPTPSTILITGGAGFIGSHTCVELLDHGYALVVVDDYSNSSPQVFSRVQKVADRDLSAVYRLDLRNRRALSDVLDHHSVDAVVHFAGKKAVGESMRMPIDYYDTNIGGTTSLLRAMDEHGVHQLVFSSSCSVYGETGKVPLSEHDPARPTNPYAASKWACEQVLADVCRLRPEFSVLSLRYFNPVGAHPSGLLGESPRGGDINLMPRLAQVADGERGSVTVYGGDYATRDGTGVRDYIHVMDVAEAHRVALEHLDDAPGMRVFNLGVGAGTSVLELLAVFGETCGREIPYTVEDRRPGDVSELVADPGEVAHEWGWRPTRDLAAMCRDAWRFRQLNPLGYAD
- a CDS encoding UDP-glucose/GDP-mannose dehydrogenase family protein, translated to MRMTVIGTGYVGVVHAACMADIGHEVLGVDIDEERIAALTEGNAPVYEPGLNELLARTVGSGQLRFSTSTADAARFARLHFVCVGTPQVPGGEAADVRHVDAVFEGLAPRLRPGSLIVGKSTVPVGTTARLAARLRDVAPHSEIAWNPEFLREGFAVADTRCPERIVVGVESERAEAALREIYEPMLVSGVPFFSTDPATAELVKVASNAFLATKISFINAMAEVCDATGADVLTLAEAVGQDSRIGHRFLQPGLGFGGSCFPKDIRAFAARAEELGVGSAIAFLHQVDEINTRQRRRTVDLARNLVGGSFTDRRVAVLGAAFKPDSDDVRDSPALAVASAIRREGAEVRVHDPEAIYNARRRFPELQYTHDVPKACEDAHLVLHLTAWPEYREISPTELGPVVRDRKILDARDTLDPASWQSAGWTLSALGRPRVNGAYAA
- a CDS encoding UDP-glucuronic acid decarboxylase family protein — translated: MHVVVTGGAGFLGSHLCEALLERGDRVLCVDDYSTGDPQNTAHLGARPGFTLIRADVTAALDIPGPVDAVAHLASPASPPDYHRRPLATLAVGSRGTENALRLAVRHRARFVLASTSEVYGDPLVHPQREDYWGNVNPVGPRSVYDEAKRFAEALSTAYRRSLAANVGILRIFNTYGPRMRPHDGRVVSTFIRQALDGEPLTIYGDGSQTRSFCYVDDLVRGMVAMLDSDLPGPFNLGNPSERTVRQLADLVLEATGSSSGLEFCPLPVDDPARRRPVITRAQHRLGWFPLVPIEEGLRHTVGWFRSRADGTAEGRTAREPVGR